GGCGCCAGGAAGATATTATTCTTCGTTATTACATTTCCTATTTTTACGCTTTTGGTTTGCATGCGTCCGACGGACAAACATTGGCGCAAGCACCGCAATCCGTGCATTTTTCAGGATCAATAGTGTAAATAGGATCCCCTTCAGCGATAGCCTCTACCGGACATTCCGGTTTGCAAGCCCCGCAAGCTACGCATTCTGCAGTGATGATATAAGCCATTTCTACTTCCTCCCTTTCTAATAAGATTTCACTGATTACAAAACTTCCGGATTCCACTGATACATAATATGGTCCGGTGTTTATAACCAATTTACATTCTATTTGAGATTACTTAAAATTCTATGTTTTTTTCTATAAGTTCAAGAGGATTTACATCCACTCCAAAGATCCAGATACCCCAGTGCAGATGCGCACCCGTTGATACACCGGTACTGCCTACTTTTCCGATAACCTCGCCTTTCTCAACCTTAGCCCCTTCTTTTGCTACAAGAGCGGACATATGGTAGTAGACACTTATTACACCCTGCCCGTGATTCAGTACAATTGTATTTCCCGTAAGTATATGATTCCTTGAAAGAACAACCACGGCATCATTGGCAGCTTTAACTTCCACACCTTCATCAGCTGCAATATCTAGACCTCTGTGCACACCGCCTGCATTACCGTTAACGGTCCTGCCCGTGCCGTACTCCGTAGAGATCCGGCCTTCAACAGGCTTAATAAAATTACCGGACCAGTATCTTTCCTCAGTTAATGCAGCTATGGCCTTGACCAGAATCTCGCCCTGTTTCTTTGTTTCTTCACTCGTTACCAATTTGCTTTTTTCTATACTTATTTTTTCACTTTTTACTACCCGGCCCCCCACTTCTACGAATTGTCCGGTCGCAACACCGTTTACAACCACCTCATACTTTCCGCCTATATCCCACCAAGTGGGCACACCCACAAGGACTCCTTTTGAAACACCGTCCTTGCCGTCATAAAGCGCAAAAACCGATTTCTTAATCTGCACGCGTTTCGCAGTTTTATCAAATACCTTTATTACCAGAATACTACCGTGTGTAACATTAGTAGAAGATATTTCAACTTTTGGCGCCGGCGCAATATTCTCAGCCGAAAAACAATAGCCCGTTAAAAATAATACGAGCAAAAAGCTTGTCATGAAGTTATTTTTTTTAAAGCTTCCAGGTATTTCTCCGAAGTTTTCCTGATTATATCCTCAGGAAGGTCCGGTGCAGGCGGTTTCTTATTCCATTTTTTCTCGATAAGATAATCCCGGACAAACTGCTTATCAAAGCTTGGCTGCGCACCACCCGGTTTATACTGATCCTTCGGCCAGAATCTTGAAGAATCAGGCGTGAGTATTTCATCTATCAGGATTAGCTTGTCTTTATCCATTCCAAATTCAAATTTGGTATCTGCAATGATCAAACCTTTTTTCTCCGCTATTTGCGACGCCTTTTCATAAACCGCAACAGCTTTCTGCCTGAGTTCATTTGCCAATTTCTCGCCTATCATTTTTACAACATCTTCAAATGTTATATTTTCATCATGGACACCAACTTCTGCTTTAGATGTCGGGGTGAATATAGGCTCCGGTAATTTGTCTGATTCCACCAGCCCGTCTGGCAGTTTTATACCGCAGATAGAACCGCTTTTTTGATATTCTGTCCATCCTGATCCTGAGAGATAGCCTCTAACAATACATTCTACCATCACAGGTTTAACATTTTTTACTACCATTATTCTGTTTTCAAGTTCTTTGGAATATTTAGTTAAAGCAGGAAACTCTGAAACTTCTGTAGAAATAAGGTGATTTGGGATAATGTCGGAGACTTTATTGAACCAATACTTTGAGATTTGAGTCAATACCTTTCCTTTTTCATGAATTCCCTGACTAAAAACAACATCAAAAGCTGATAGTCTGTCCGTAGCAACAATCAGCAATTTACCGTCAAGTTCATAAATATCACGCACTTTGCCTTTTTTTATAAATTTAAGGTCAGGATATTTTGTTTCAAGTATTACCGCCATTTTAGGCTCCTTCACTGAAAATATTCATTATGATAGAGGGTATAATACCATATTTCAAGGTATTATATCAAGAAAACTGGTCAGAAAATCAGAAGCAGAACACACGCCATTATTGAAATGCATAATATTGATATTTAAAGCGGACAAAAAACAGAAATATTTATTTTATCACACCGATTCGTCGAATCTCTCTGACT
This genomic interval from Candidatus Firestonebacteria bacterium RIFOXYD2_FULL_39_29 contains the following:
- a CDS encoding 4Fe-4S ferredoxin, whose product is MAYIITAECVACGACKPECPVEAIAEGDPIYTIDPEKCTDCGACANVCPSDACKPKA
- a CDS encoding phosphoribosylaminoimidazolesuccinocarboxamide synthase, which codes for MAVILETKYPDLKFIKKGKVRDIYELDGKLLIVATDRLSAFDVVFSQGIHEKGKVLTQISKYWFNKVSDIIPNHLISTEVSEFPALTKYSKELENRIMVVKNVKPVMVECIVRGYLSGSGWTEYQKSGSICGIKLPDGLVESDKLPEPIFTPTSKAEVGVHDENITFEDVVKMIGEKLANELRQKAVAVYEKASQIAEKKGLIIADTKFEFGMDKDKLILIDEILTPDSSRFWPKDQYKPGGAQPSFDKQFVRDYLIEKKWNKKPPAPDLPEDIIRKTSEKYLEALKKITS